In one Echinicola marina genomic region, the following are encoded:
- a CDS encoding serpin family protein → MKKYYFSIFVIFLALTSCMNGDPENAPLAPKLRVLKDYEKDLANSSSNFAIDLYLQLKKSGNPNLFFSPFSIQQALSMTMNGNKGEVLEEYKELLGFENTSLEEANNANHELTQFLKEVDSKVTLNIANGIWYREGLSVKAAFQQTMQKQYLAALSTLDMKDPNSAEIINQWIEKNTNNLIKDMIDQVRPDAVMYLVNAIYFYGDWKYQFDQNLTSKAPFHTSPSESHQVDMMSLSDPADINYFKSDNLTYLEIPYSTGQYSMGIILPDGPNLAAIENELSLSQIDHWKENLHPSAAIIKMPKFKMRQKINNLRDDLEAMGLVTPFYFDNRNFTELFDSHTDPLKISRVIHDALIDVDEKGTEAAAATVVEIELTAANPTPLIISMDRPFIFFIQEKHSGAILFMGKLSDPSIL, encoded by the coding sequence ATGAAAAAATATTACTTCTCTATTTTTGTCATTTTTCTGGCACTTACTTCCTGTATGAACGGAGATCCAGAAAACGCTCCCTTGGCCCCTAAACTCAGAGTACTCAAAGACTATGAAAAAGACCTTGCCAACAGCAGCAGCAATTTCGCTATTGACCTTTATTTACAACTCAAAAAATCCGGAAACCCTAATTTGTTTTTCAGCCCATTCAGTATACAGCAAGCCCTATCCATGACCATGAATGGTAATAAAGGAGAAGTACTGGAAGAATACAAGGAACTACTTGGCTTTGAAAACACTAGCCTAGAGGAAGCAAATAATGCCAATCATGAACTCACTCAATTTCTAAAAGAGGTAGATTCTAAAGTCACCTTGAATATCGCCAATGGAATTTGGTACAGGGAAGGACTGAGCGTAAAAGCTGCCTTTCAGCAAACCATGCAAAAGCAATACCTCGCCGCCTTAAGTACCTTGGATATGAAAGATCCAAATTCTGCTGAGATCATCAATCAATGGATAGAAAAAAACACCAATAACCTCATCAAGGATATGATTGACCAAGTCCGTCCTGACGCAGTTATGTACCTCGTCAATGCCATTTATTTTTATGGAGACTGGAAATATCAATTCGACCAAAACCTAACTTCCAAAGCACCTTTCCATACCAGCCCTAGCGAAAGCCATCAGGTAGATATGATGAGTCTTTCCGACCCTGCTGACATCAATTACTTCAAATCAGATAACCTTACCTATTTGGAGATACCCTATAGTACTGGTCAATATTCCATGGGCATTATTTTACCAGACGGACCCAACTTAGCTGCTATAGAAAATGAACTTTCCCTTTCGCAAATCGACCATTGGAAAGAAAACCTTCATCCAAGTGCCGCTATCATAAAAATGCCCAAATTCAAAATGAGGCAAAAAATCAACAACTTGAGAGATGATCTAGAGGCAATGGGACTGGTCACTCCATTTTATTTTGACAACAGAAACTTCACCGAATTATTCGACAGTCATACTGACCCATTAAAAATTAGCAGGGTTATACATGATGCTTTGATTGATGTAGATGAAAAAGGTACTGAAGCTGCTGCTGCTACAGTTGTAGAAATTGAACTCACTGCTGCTAATCCTACTCCCCTTATCATCTCCATGGACAGACCTTTTATCTTTTTCATTCAGGAAAAACACAGTGGAGCCATTTTATTTATGGGAAAACTCTCCGACCCAAGTATTTTATAA
- a CDS encoding trans-sulfuration enzyme family protein, with translation MSNKHFETEAIRIASSKSNQREHSAPIYLTSSFTFDSAEEARQMFADEIPGNIYSRYANPNSSDLIEKVCAAEGTEDGIATASGMAAMFGSMASILQQGDHILASRSLFGSTHQLLTRVFPKWGITSTYGDISDIQNWEKLVQPNTKMLFIETPSNPGLEIIDLEWVSAFAKAHNLILVVDNCFATPYLQQPAKWGADIVAHSATKYIDGQGRVLGGLILGKKELIQEVQFFTRHTGPSLSPFNAWILSRSMETLAVRMDRHCSNALTVAEYFQDNKDLEFVKYPFLKSHPQYDLAKKQMKQGGGIITLTLKGGIERAQRFIDELQMITVTANLGDSRSIITHPASTTHSKLTEEERERVGILPGLIRLSTGLEHHDDIIADVERALEKSR, from the coding sequence ATGTCCAATAAGCATTTTGAAACCGAAGCTATAAGAATCGCTTCTTCTAAATCCAACCAAAGAGAACACTCTGCCCCTATTTACCTGACTTCTAGCTTTACTTTTGATAGTGCTGAAGAAGCCCGTCAGATGTTTGCAGATGAGATACCTGGAAACATCTATTCTCGATATGCCAACCCTAACAGCTCTGACCTCATAGAAAAAGTTTGTGCAGCAGAAGGTACAGAAGATGGCATAGCTACAGCATCAGGTATGGCTGCTATGTTTGGCAGTATGGCCTCTATCTTACAACAAGGAGACCATATACTTGCTTCCCGCTCACTATTCGGATCCACCCATCAGTTGCTCACAAGGGTTTTTCCAAAATGGGGCATTACATCTACCTATGGTGACATTTCCGACATTCAAAACTGGGAAAAACTGGTTCAGCCCAATACTAAAATGTTATTCATAGAAACCCCTTCCAATCCCGGCTTGGAAATCATCGATCTGGAATGGGTAAGTGCTTTCGCAAAGGCGCATAATCTGATCCTGGTTGTGGACAATTGCTTTGCTACTCCATACCTACAACAACCAGCCAAATGGGGGGCTGACATTGTTGCCCATAGCGCCACCAAATACATAGATGGACAAGGAAGAGTATTGGGAGGATTGATCTTAGGCAAAAAGGAATTGATCCAAGAGGTACAGTTTTTCACCAGACATACCGGCCCCAGTCTTTCACCATTTAATGCTTGGATACTTTCCAGAAGCATGGAGACTTTGGCGGTAAGAATGGATAGACACTGCTCCAATGCCCTTACCGTAGCCGAATATTTCCAGGACAACAAAGACTTGGAATTTGTAAAATACCCATTCCTTAAGAGCCACCCTCAGTATGACTTAGCCAAAAAACAAATGAAGCAAGGAGGTGGCATCATCACCTTGACATTAAAGGGGGGAATCGAGAGGGCACAAAGGTTTATAGACGAATTGCAGATGATCACTGTCACTGCTAACTTGGGCGATAGCAGAAGTATCATCACGCACCCTGCCTCCACCACACACAGTAAATTAACAGAAGAAGAAAGAGAAAGAGTAGGCATCTTGCCTGGCTTGATCAGACTTTCCACGGGACTGGAACATCATGATGACATCATCGCTGACGTAGAAAGAGCCCTGGAAAAATCCAGATAA
- a CDS encoding SGNH/GDSL hydrolase family protein, protein MTNPFYSSPKTLLFLLTILLSLQLQAQNSPEKFKEEVESIVQNTPIPNSAEPIYLFTGSSSIRKWTDIQEYFPDQTIVNTGFGGSQAHELLFYANQLIIRYQPQNIFIYEGDNDIASGKNPVTILNTMKKLVTKIHKSLPEAEIHFISPKPSPSRWELKEQYEALNRLMEIYCKKTDKVSFINIWDITLNENGKPMPEIFIEDMLHYNDKGYDLWYSVLKNYIPQ, encoded by the coding sequence ATGACAAATCCATTCTATTCAAGCCCAAAAACTCTCCTTTTCCTGTTGACCATATTGCTTAGCCTACAACTTCAAGCCCAAAATTCCCCCGAAAAATTCAAAGAAGAAGTTGAGTCAATCGTTCAAAATACCCCTATTCCAAATTCAGCAGAACCAATATACCTTTTTACCGGAAGCTCCAGTATTAGAAAATGGACAGATATTCAAGAGTATTTCCCTGATCAGACTATAGTCAATACCGGATTTGGCGGCTCCCAAGCCCATGAGCTATTATTCTATGCCAACCAACTTATCATCAGGTATCAACCACAGAATATATTTATCTATGAAGGTGATAACGATATTGCCAGCGGCAAAAACCCCGTCACCATCCTTAACACCATGAAAAAACTGGTCACAAAGATCCATAAAAGTTTACCAGAGGCAGAAATACATTTCATCAGCCCAAAACCCAGTCCGTCCAGATGGGAATTAAAAGAGCAATATGAAGCCCTCAACAGGTTAATGGAAATCTATTGTAAAAAGACGGACAAAGTGTCTTTTATCAATATATGGGACATTACACTTAATGAAAACGGAAAACCAATGCCCGAAATCTTCATCGAAGACATGCTGCATTATAACGATAAAGGCTATGACCTATGGTACTCGGTCCTAAAAAACTATATACCTCAATAG
- a CDS encoding DUF4407 domain-containing protein, whose protein sequence is MEKLKDFLWFCSGGNMALLRKCPTESNKYIGIGGAVFFTGLLAALSGGYALFTVFEVWYWTVLFGLVWGLMIFNLDRFIVSGMRKRESFWSELRVAFPRLILAVLLAIVISKPLELKIFEKEINKKLEANKLKDLASSRENLMVVFPEVERLEKENDLLKQEIQEKAAFRDQKQKEYDSERFGEKTTGTTGIVGLGVNAEKKERQLDAAEDALIQVRERNWAKIDKNEVQINQILEDKEQVFLQQKSMIDQYDGMAARMDALATLTAESKAIAAANLFIVLLFVAIETAPVVVKLISNKGPYDLLLDKSESAVAVYVHEQKFKLQEASDMRLKYFSETSALENKLKIQDKNHRSVLISKTERDWLEEKLGKKPSKEDGVEVGEGLV, encoded by the coding sequence ATGGAGAAACTTAAGGATTTTCTGTGGTTTTGTAGCGGAGGCAATATGGCCTTATTAAGGAAATGTCCAACTGAATCCAATAAATATATTGGAATTGGAGGGGCTGTGTTTTTTACAGGTTTGCTTGCGGCTCTTTCCGGCGGTTATGCTTTGTTTACTGTGTTTGAAGTGTGGTATTGGACAGTTCTTTTTGGTTTGGTTTGGGGCTTGATGATTTTCAATTTAGACAGGTTCATTGTTTCTGGTATGAGGAAGCGGGAAAGCTTCTGGTCAGAATTGAGAGTGGCGTTTCCAAGATTGATTTTGGCGGTGTTATTGGCTATAGTTATTTCTAAGCCGTTAGAATTGAAGATTTTTGAAAAGGAAATCAATAAAAAGCTGGAGGCTAATAAGCTTAAGGATCTGGCCAGTTCTAGGGAAAATTTGATGGTTGTTTTTCCAGAAGTGGAAAGGCTGGAAAAAGAAAATGATTTGCTGAAGCAGGAAATACAGGAAAAAGCGGCTTTTCGTGATCAGAAACAAAAGGAATATGATTCGGAGCGTTTTGGGGAAAAGACGACAGGTACAACGGGGATTGTTGGCTTGGGGGTAAATGCTGAGAAGAAAGAGCGACAGCTGGATGCTGCTGAAGATGCTTTGATTCAGGTTCGTGAAAGAAATTGGGCGAAAATTGATAAAAATGAAGTCCAAATCAATCAAATACTGGAAGATAAAGAACAGGTTTTTTTGCAGCAAAAGTCAATGATCGATCAATATGACGGCATGGCGGCGAGAATGGATGCACTTGCAACACTTACCGCAGAGAGTAAGGCGATAGCTGCAGCTAATTTATTTATAGTTCTTTTGTTTGTGGCCATTGAAACTGCACCGGTTGTTGTTAAGTTGATCTCGAATAAGGGGCCTTATGATTTATTGTTGGATAAATCGGAAAGTGCTGTGGCTGTTTATGTTCATGAGCAGAAATTTAAGCTGCAGGAGGCAAGTGATATGCGCTTGAAGTATTTTTCTGAAACCAGTGCGTTAGAGAATAAACTAAAAATCCAGGACAAGAATCACCGTTCTGTTTTGATTTCAAAAACAGAACGGGATTGGCTGGAAGAAAAATTGGGAAAAAAACCTTCAAAGGAAGATGGTGTGGAAGTCGGTGAGGGGCTAGTATGA
- a CDS encoding DUF5995 family protein — translation METIDEVISKMDKIVFDCQQTASRIGFFAILYRRVTIRIKEGIINKEFEDNARMEKLDIIFAQRFFDAYNLYLEAKQPSKSWFCAFETAEKSGTTILQHLLLGINAHINLDLGIAAVETMKNGNLLDIKNDFDKINIILSELVDGVKSNLSKVSPIFGFLIKFANGKDEVLLNFSIQIARDGAWKFANEYAIAANLDQALNNRDLSILKIGNKIAKPGRRLSVITKFISWTEWKSVPRVMDQLEVISKENMPLQLSFNKLETA, via the coding sequence ATGGAAACAATAGATGAAGTGATCAGCAAAATGGACAAGATCGTCTTTGATTGCCAGCAGACTGCCAGCAGAATTGGCTTTTTTGCTATTCTTTACAGAAGAGTAACCATCCGAATCAAGGAAGGAATCATCAACAAGGAATTCGAAGACAACGCAAGAATGGAAAAGCTGGATATAATATTCGCCCAACGTTTCTTTGATGCTTATAACCTGTATTTAGAAGCAAAACAACCTAGCAAAAGCTGGTTTTGTGCCTTTGAAACAGCCGAAAAATCCGGCACCACCATCCTTCAACATTTATTATTGGGAATTAACGCCCACATCAATCTTGATTTGGGAATAGCAGCCGTCGAAACAATGAAAAATGGAAACCTTCTGGATATCAAAAATGACTTTGATAAAATCAACATCATATTATCCGAACTGGTAGACGGAGTAAAATCCAACTTATCCAAAGTATCACCCATTTTTGGTTTCTTGATCAAATTCGCCAATGGAAAAGATGAGGTATTACTCAATTTCAGCATTCAGATCGCCAGAGATGGGGCATGGAAGTTTGCCAATGAATACGCTATTGCAGCAAACCTTGACCAAGCCTTAAACAATAGGGACTTGTCCATACTGAAAATCGGAAACAAAATCGCCAAGCCTGGCAGAAGATTAAGTGTGATCACAAAATTCATCAGCTGGACCGAATGGAAATCAGTCCCCAGGGTAATGGACCAACTAGAAGTAATTTCAAAGGAAAACATGCCTCTCCAACTTTCTTTTAACAAACTGGAAACAGCCTGA
- a CDS encoding Gfo/Idh/MocA family protein: protein MNRRDFVKTGGIILGGAVLPQQLVAAYQSSGLNTGPIKIGIIGCGDRGKGIMHVMKRMPDQFEMVAICDNLDFRLKQARESFPDIKFQAFKDYEKLLELKEIEAVIIATPLNMHYAPAKAALEAGKNVYLEKTMTYNIPEAQKLVKLVANNPKLTLQVGHQYRYTPLYYKVKDMIQSGYLGKITQIDSRWDRNWNWKRPVPDPSLERAINWRMYKEYSGGLPAELLSHQIDFINWAFETHPDTIMGAGGIDNYDDGRETFDNVQLILRYEKAGMIGNFGATCSNAREGYSFSIKGTKGTVDLLMNEGYFYPEKERMEELQIVDGVSGATKLTWKEGKGIPILDEKTKDGTIYALKDFHNSIMNKETPASNVISGATTATCIHLANHSTYNNTIESWKPEYNYG, encoded by the coding sequence ATGAACAGAAGGGATTTCGTGAAAACTGGGGGCATTATTTTAGGAGGAGCAGTACTTCCTCAACAATTAGTAGCTGCTTACCAGTCTTCCGGATTAAATACCGGTCCAATAAAAATAGGAATTATAGGTTGTGGCGACAGAGGCAAAGGTATTATGCACGTAATGAAGAGAATGCCTGATCAATTTGAGATGGTCGCTATTTGTGATAATTTGGACTTCAGATTAAAACAGGCAAGAGAAAGTTTCCCCGACATCAAATTCCAAGCCTTTAAAGATTACGAAAAACTTCTTGAACTAAAGGAAATAGAAGCCGTCATTATTGCCACTCCATTAAACATGCATTATGCTCCCGCAAAAGCTGCTTTAGAGGCGGGAAAAAATGTTTATTTGGAAAAAACCATGACCTACAACATCCCTGAAGCACAAAAGTTAGTCAAGTTAGTAGCTAACAATCCAAAACTAACGCTTCAAGTCGGCCACCAATACCGGTACACTCCTCTCTACTATAAGGTAAAAGATATGATCCAGTCCGGTTATCTTGGGAAAATCACCCAAATCGACTCTAGATGGGACAGAAACTGGAACTGGAAAAGACCAGTACCAGATCCTTCTTTAGAAAGAGCCATAAACTGGAGAATGTACAAAGAATATTCCGGAGGATTACCTGCAGAATTGCTTTCCCATCAAATAGACTTTATCAACTGGGCTTTTGAGACCCATCCAGACACCATAATGGGCGCAGGTGGAATTGATAATTATGACGATGGAAGGGAAACCTTTGATAATGTCCAACTGATCCTTCGTTATGAAAAAGCTGGAATGATTGGGAATTTTGGTGCCACCTGCAGCAATGCTCGTGAAGGATATTCATTCAGCATCAAAGGGACCAAAGGCACTGTGGACCTTTTAATGAATGAAGGGTATTTTTACCCAGAAAAAGAACGTATGGAGGAATTGCAAATAGTTGACGGGGTATCTGGAGCTACCAAACTCACCTGGAAAGAAGGAAAAGGTATCCCTATTTTGGACGAAAAAACCAAAGATGGGACTATTTATGCTTTGAAAGATTTTCATAATTCCATCATGAACAAAGAAACACCTGCTTCTAATGTGATCAGCGGAGCAACCACTGCAACATGTATCCACTTGGCCAACCACTCAACATATAACAATACTATCGAAAGCTGGAAACCAGAATACAATTATGGATAA
- a CDS encoding acetyltransferase: MYIFGASGHGKVVISALESRGIHISGVFDDNEALKTCLHYPVKVYNEIEDHHDNSFIIAIGDNVVREKVYERLGRGAWYGVVIHEKAVVNDYIRYEEGTVVMASATVQPGTQLGKHVIINTSAVVDHDCLIGDFVHIAPRATLCGGVQVGKGSLVGAGSTVLPGIQIGENCTIGAGATVLRNVNDGETVYGVVK; the protein is encoded by the coding sequence ATGTATATTTTTGGAGCTTCGGGACATGGGAAGGTGGTGATATCTGCATTGGAAAGTAGAGGGATTCATATCAGCGGTGTTTTTGATGATAATGAAGCATTGAAGACCTGTCTCCATTATCCCGTAAAAGTTTATAATGAAATAGAAGATCATCATGACAATAGTTTTATCATTGCTATCGGTGATAATGTAGTTAGAGAAAAAGTGTATGAACGCTTGGGAAGAGGAGCTTGGTATGGTGTGGTAATTCACGAAAAGGCAGTGGTCAATGATTATATACGATATGAGGAAGGGACGGTGGTCATGGCATCAGCTACCGTACAGCCAGGTACACAGCTAGGCAAGCATGTGATCATTAATACATCCGCTGTGGTCGATCATGATTGTCTGATTGGTGATTTTGTTCATATTGCGCCTAGGGCAACCTTGTGTGGAGGTGTACAAGTGGGCAAAGGGAGTTTGGTGGGGGCAGGAAGTACGGTGTTACCGGGAATTCAAATTGGGGAAAATTGTACAATAGGTGCAGGAGCAACGGTGCTAAGGAATGTAAATGATGGGGAAACTGTTTATGGAGTAGTAAAGTAA
- a CDS encoding Crp/Fnr family transcriptional regulator, which translates to MDVLEIKDKLTGISDRALLEKIASEGSLMRIHAGETIMEPGQFIKSVPIVIDGAIKVLRVDTEGKELFLYYLYPGQTCALSLTCCDVAKPSEIRAVAEEDTTIINIPVRLHEKWSEEFRQWKDFVTQTYQNRFQEMLKALDAVAFLKMDQRLALYIQAKREKTGSNELQITHQEIANELGTSREVISRLLKQLEKKKWIELGRNIIYIRDDFDELIKKSEV; encoded by the coding sequence ATGGATGTTTTAGAGATTAAAGATAAGCTGACAGGCATTTCCGATCGGGCATTATTGGAAAAAATTGCTTCTGAGGGGAGTTTGATGAGAATTCATGCTGGGGAGACTATCATGGAACCAGGACAATTTATCAAGTCAGTTCCTATAGTCATAGATGGAGCCATTAAGGTGTTGAGAGTGGATACGGAAGGCAAAGAGCTCTTCTTATATTATTTATATCCAGGCCAGACATGTGCATTGTCATTGACTTGCTGTGATGTGGCTAAGCCCAGTGAAATTAGGGCGGTGGCAGAAGAAGATACTACGATCATTAATATTCCTGTTAGATTGCATGAAAAGTGGAGCGAGGAATTCAGGCAATGGAAGGATTTTGTTACACAAACCTATCAAAATAGATTTCAGGAGATGTTGAAGGCTTTGGATGCGGTGGCTTTTTTGAAAATGGATCAGCGGCTGGCATTGTATATTCAGGCCAAAAGGGAAAAAACAGGTAGTAATGAACTGCAGATTACTCATCAGGAAATAGCCAATGAGTTAGGGACTTCGCGGGAGGTTATCTCTAGATTGCTGAAGCAATTGGAAAAAAAGAAGTGGATAGAATTGGGTAGGAATATCATATATATTCGTGATGATTTTGATGAATTGATTAAGAAAAGTGAAGTTTAG
- a CDS encoding universal stress protein: MKILLATDFSENAQNAFQFAKELAKAHHGKLGLLFAYTPVFDFAAQLAEYIVAIENQAKKEMEKLKKEAKKEGLKISYLITQETASSAICSEAKKQQYDLVIVGTSGESKISQAFLGTTTTEVIKHCPKPVLCIPPEAQFKNMNTISMAMELNREDISFLGQLITLTKGYKLPYKIIHIKDKAEIPQEITFFELSAYLKDRFPELTISYEEIAAKEVNEGLQKYAEKHPQTLLSMFTQHRTFFDYLFNKSHSAELALHTTVPLLVLKSQSRK, translated from the coding sequence ATGAAAATACTATTAGCTACTGATTTCTCTGAAAATGCCCAAAATGCTTTTCAGTTCGCAAAAGAACTCGCCAAAGCTCATCATGGGAAGCTTGGTTTATTATTTGCGTACACTCCTGTATTTGACTTTGCCGCTCAACTGGCCGAATATATTGTGGCCATAGAAAATCAGGCTAAAAAGGAAATGGAAAAGCTGAAAAAAGAAGCCAAAAAAGAAGGTCTGAAAATCTCCTACCTGATCACTCAGGAAACTGCTTCCAGTGCCATTTGTTCAGAAGCAAAAAAACAACAATATGACTTGGTCATCGTAGGTACAAGTGGAGAAAGCAAAATCTCCCAAGCTTTTCTGGGCACCACAACTACCGAAGTAATCAAACACTGCCCCAAACCTGTACTCTGCATCCCCCCAGAAGCGCAATTCAAAAACATGAACACCATCTCTATGGCCATGGAGCTAAACAGGGAAGACATCTCCTTCTTGGGGCAACTTATCACCCTTACCAAAGGATATAAACTTCCCTACAAAATTATTCATATTAAGGATAAAGCGGAAATACCACAGGAAATCACCTTTTTCGAATTGTCTGCTTATCTAAAGGACCGTTTTCCAGAGCTTACCATCAGCTACGAGGAAATCGCTGCCAAGGAAGTCAATGAAGGCTTACAAAAGTATGCAGAAAAACACCCTCAAACCTTATTATCCATGTTTACCCAGCACCGAACCTTTTTTGATTATTTATTTAACAAGAGTCACTCGGCCGAATTGGCCCTGCACACAACAGTCCCTTTATTGGTCCTTAAATCTCAATCAAGAAAATAA
- a CDS encoding sulfite exporter TauE/SafE family protein yields the protein MDLYTLLGFLAATLIGISLGLIGGGGSILTVPILVYLMGMSPVLATAYSLFVVGSTSLVGSFSYMKRGSISYKTAWVFALPSFAAVFLTRRYIVHSLPEVLFTFQGISLSRDVAIMVFFAVIMVAAAYSMIKNGKKLVPEIDDKTLNYPLIALQGLFEGTVTGIVGAGGGFLIIPALVLLAKLPMKKAVGTSLLIISAKSLLGFTGDLSTQTIDWKFLLIFTGLSIIGIFVGSMLSKKINDSSLKKGFGWFVLIMGIYILIKEIFGI from the coding sequence ATGGATTTATATACACTACTAGGATTTTTAGCAGCAACCCTAATTGGTATTAGTTTAGGACTAATAGGTGGGGGAGGCTCAATTTTAACTGTTCCGATTTTGGTTTACCTAATGGGAATGTCACCGGTTTTGGCGACTGCTTATTCGCTTTTTGTAGTAGGCAGTACTTCATTGGTGGGGTCTTTCTCTTATATGAAAAGGGGCAGCATCTCTTATAAGACAGCTTGGGTTTTTGCGTTGCCTTCTTTTGCAGCGGTGTTTCTGACAAGAAGGTATATTGTGCATTCCCTTCCAGAGGTGTTGTTTACCTTTCAGGGGATCTCATTGTCCCGCGATGTCGCTATTATGGTGTTCTTTGCGGTGATCATGGTGGCAGCAGCCTATTCTATGATTAAAAATGGGAAAAAGCTGGTTCCAGAGATCGATGATAAAACTCTCAATTATCCACTGATAGCATTACAGGGACTCTTTGAAGGGACTGTTACGGGTATAGTGGGTGCAGGAGGTGGATTTTTGATCATCCCGGCATTGGTCTTATTGGCAAAACTACCGATGAAAAAGGCGGTTGGGACATCATTATTGATCATATCTGCGAAATCTCTATTAGGCTTTACAGGAGATTTGAGCACACAAACCATTGATTGGAAGTTTTTGTTAATATTTACTGGACTTTCGATAATAGGGATATTTGTGGGAAGTATGCTTTCCAAAAAAATCAATGATAGCTCACTGAAGAAGGGCTTTGGATGGTTTGTCCTGATAATGGGGATCTACATTTTGATCAAGGAGATATTTGGAATTTGA
- a CDS encoding MBL fold metallo-hydrolase: MKIEQIYTGCLAQGAYYVESNGEAVIIDPLREVDPYIEKAKRNNADIKYVFETHFHADFVSGHKDLAKKTGAQIVFGPTEAHLGFDAKIARDGEEFKVGDVTIRAIHTPGHTMESTCYLLINEEGKEEAIFTGDTLFIGDVGRPDLAQKVSEDLTQEKQAGHLYDSLRNKIMVLPDDIIVYPAHGAGSACGKNMSKETSDTLGNQKKTNYALQEMSKEEFIDKLITGLTPPPAYFPQNVMMNIEGYDSIDEVLERGERALNPEEFEQVANETGAILLDTRAPQVFAEGFIPNSINIGIDGSFAVWVGTMIPDVKQEILVIADEGREEEVITRLARVGYDHAIGFLKGGFENWKKSGKEVDHITSIPVSELVKIKESGQEVKILDVRKTSEYESEHVIGAENNPLDYINEHMDTIDKDQKYYVHCAGGYRSMIFASILKARGYDQLVDIDGGFKAIKESGEFELTAYVCPSTKL; the protein is encoded by the coding sequence ATGAAAATAGAACAAATTTATACAGGATGTCTGGCCCAAGGTGCCTATTATGTGGAATCAAATGGCGAAGCAGTCATTATTGACCCACTGAGAGAGGTGGACCCTTATATTGAAAAGGCCAAGAGAAATAATGCTGACATCAAATATGTTTTTGAAACGCATTTCCATGCAGACTTTGTTTCAGGCCATAAGGATTTGGCCAAAAAGACAGGCGCTCAGATTGTCTTCGGACCAACGGAAGCGCATCTGGGGTTTGATGCCAAGATTGCTCGGGATGGAGAAGAGTTCAAGGTGGGAGATGTTACCATTAGGGCAATACATACCCCTGGGCATACAATGGAAAGTACTTGTTATTTGCTGATCAATGAGGAAGGCAAAGAAGAAGCGATTTTCACAGGAGATACCTTATTTATAGGTGATGTGGGAAGGCCAGATTTGGCACAGAAGGTTTCAGAAGATTTGACCCAAGAAAAGCAAGCGGGTCATCTATATGATTCGTTGAGAAATAAAATTATGGTCTTGCCAGATGATATTATTGTATATCCTGCGCATGGAGCAGGAAGTGCCTGTGGGAAAAACATGAGTAAGGAGACATCAGATACATTAGGCAATCAAAAGAAAACCAATTATGCTTTGCAAGAGATGAGCAAAGAGGAGTTTATCGATAAGTTGATCACAGGACTCACTCCTCCGCCTGCTTATTTCCCTCAAAATGTAATGATGAATATCGAGGGATATGACAGTATTGATGAAGTATTGGAAAGAGGAGAAAGGGCCTTAAATCCTGAAGAGTTTGAACAGGTAGCAAATGAAACAGGTGCTATATTATTAGATACCCGTGCTCCACAGGTGTTTGCTGAAGGTTTTATTCCCAATTCAATTAATATTGGTATAGATGGGAGTTTTGCTGTGTGGGTAGGGACCATGATCCCAGATGTGAAGCAGGAGATACTGGTGATCGCCGATGAAGGCCGTGAAGAAGAGGTCATTACCCGTTTGGCAAGGGTTGGCTATGATCATGCTATTGGTTTCTTGAAAGGTGGTTTTGAAAATTGGAAAAAATCCGGAAAAGAAGTAGACCATATTACATCAATCCCTGTGTCGGAATTGGTGAAAATCAAGGAGTCTGGCCAGGAAGTAAAAATCTTGGATGTAAGGAAGACCAGTGAATATGAAAGTGAGCATGTTATTGGGGCAGAAAACAATCCATTGGACTATATCAATGAGCATATGGATACCATAGATAAAGACCAGAAGTACTATGTGCATTGTGCAGGTGGTTACCGTTCAATGATCTTTGCTTCTATTTTGAAAGCGCGAGGTTATGATCAGTTGGTAGATATTGATGGAGGTTTTAAGGCCATTAAGGAATCAGGAGAGTTTGAATTGACTGCATATGTTTGTCCAAGTACAAAATTGTAA